A window from Opitutia bacterium ISCC 52 encodes these proteins:
- a CDS encoding PQQ-like beta-propeller repeat protein has translation MLNPGLKHCWLATSAIIFGLVSAVQASEWSTWLGPHEDNTTRTQDGFESDLSQWNVAWTKQVGRGYSSITTSGKRLYTNGHDQTSQETIVCLDIQTGEALWTHSFEADLIPRAHGGGPNASIVIDNDRLYAISKDGQLLCLRPETGQLIREYQLTDLLEVDRPSWGFGASPIVTEEQLIVSAGPVAGLNKFNGKLIWMKEVERRAS, from the coding sequence ATGCTCAACCCAGGACTCAAGCACTGCTGGTTAGCTACCTCCGCAATCATTTTCGGCCTCGTCTCCGCTGTACAGGCATCCGAGTGGAGCACCTGGTTAGGCCCTCATGAAGACAATACGACACGGACTCAGGATGGGTTCGAATCTGATCTTTCTCAATGGAACGTAGCCTGGACCAAGCAAGTTGGCCGTGGTTACTCAAGCATCACGACTTCAGGAAAGCGCCTCTATACAAATGGGCACGACCAGACTTCGCAGGAAACGATCGTGTGCTTGGATATTCAGACCGGGGAGGCCCTCTGGACGCACAGCTTTGAGGCCGACTTGATTCCGCGAGCTCATGGAGGTGGACCCAATGCATCGATCGTCATAGATAATGACCGTCTCTATGCCATCAGTAAAGATGGTCAGTTGCTTTGTCTCCGTCCGGAAACGGGTCAACTCATACGGGAATACCAACTCACTGACCTATTGGAAGTCGACCGCCCTAGCTGGGGTTTTGGCGCATCTCCAATCGTGACGGAAGAACAACTGATTGTCAGCGCGGGACCGGTAGCCGGACTCAATAAATTCAACGGCAAACTGATCTGGATGAAAGAAGTGGAAAGGCGCGCCAGCTAA
- a CDS encoding sulfatase, with protein MTQPNILFCIADDAGMHFGAYGCPWVDTPSFDRVAKNGILFQNTYTPNAKCAPSRACILTGRNSWQLEEACNHMPYFPAKFKTFAETLGENGYHVGVTNKGWAPGDAGMVDGKPRQLCGTPYDEHTCKSPTDFTSSNDYSANFKAFLDDRDGDQPFCFWYGAQEPHRPYEYESGFKRGTKKLEDIDEVYEIWPDNEVVRKDLLDYGYEIEYFDKHLGQMLDELEKRGELENTLIVVTSDNGMPFPTIKGQEYYYSNHLPLAVMWLKGIQSTGRSIDDFVNFIDFAPTFLEVTELDAEANGMKPITGRSLTEFFNTDQQGHINPDRDHHLMGKERHDIGRPHDQGYPIRGIIKNGYLYLRNFEPTRWPAGNPETGYLNCDGSPTKTEILKCRENPDTRHFWDWAFGKRPFEQLYDINQDPACITNLAHDGEHRARKESLRDQLFAELAEQGDPRMFGQGDVFDNYPCANPDMNGFYERYMAGEQMPTFWVNDSDYESWPLES; from the coding sequence ATGACTCAACCCAATATTTTATTCTGTATTGCTGATGATGCCGGCATGCACTTTGGCGCTTATGGCTGTCCCTGGGTAGACACACCTAGCTTTGATCGAGTAGCGAAAAACGGTATCCTGTTTCAGAATACCTACACGCCGAACGCTAAATGCGCTCCGTCGCGCGCTTGTATCCTGACCGGACGCAACAGCTGGCAACTGGAAGAAGCCTGCAACCACATGCCCTACTTCCCTGCCAAGTTTAAGACCTTTGCAGAGACGTTGGGAGAAAATGGTTACCACGTCGGTGTGACCAATAAAGGCTGGGCACCCGGTGATGCAGGAATGGTGGACGGAAAGCCGAGGCAACTTTGCGGCACGCCGTATGATGAGCACACATGCAAGTCACCCACAGATTTTACCTCCTCTAACGACTACTCAGCCAATTTCAAAGCGTTTCTCGATGACAGGGATGGAGACCAGCCTTTCTGCTTCTGGTATGGTGCGCAGGAACCTCATCGCCCATACGAATACGAATCAGGGTTCAAGCGCGGGACTAAAAAATTGGAGGACATCGACGAAGTGTACGAGATCTGGCCTGACAATGAAGTCGTCCGCAAGGACTTGCTGGATTATGGATACGAGATCGAGTATTTCGATAAGCACCTCGGGCAAATGCTCGATGAACTGGAAAAGCGGGGAGAGTTAGAAAATACTCTGATAGTTGTCACCTCAGACAATGGCATGCCTTTCCCCACCATCAAGGGGCAGGAATATTATTACTCGAACCACCTGCCTTTGGCGGTCATGTGGCTGAAGGGGATCCAATCAACGGGCAGATCGATCGACGACTTTGTAAACTTCATTGATTTTGCCCCAACCTTTCTTGAGGTCACTGAGCTGGATGCCGAAGCGAACGGCATGAAGCCAATCACGGGACGCAGCTTGACCGAGTTTTTCAACACCGATCAGCAAGGTCACATCAACCCTGACCGCGACCATCATCTCATGGGCAAAGAGCGCCACGACATCGGGCGACCTCACGATCAAGGCTACCCCATTCGCGGAATCATTAAGAATGGCTACCTCTACTTACGCAATTTTGAGCCGACTCGCTGGCCAGCCGGAAATCCAGAAACGGGTTATCTAAACTGCGACGGCAGCCCCACCAAAACCGAGATCCTCAAATGTCGGGAAAATCCGGATACGCGACACTTCTGGGACTGGGCTTTCGGCAAACGTCCTTTTGAGCAGCTGTATGACATCAATCAGGACCCTGCCTGCATCACCAATCTGGCACACGACGGGGAACACAGAGCTCGCAAAGAGTCTTTGCGCGACCAGCTATTCGCTGAGCTGGCGGAACAAGGTGACCCGCGGATGTTTGGCCAAGGCGATGTCTTCGATAATTACCCATGCGCAAATCCTGATATGAACGGCTTCTACGAACGTTATATGGCTGGCGAACAAATGCCAACGTTCTGGGTAAACGATAGTGATTACGAAAGCTGGCCACTCGAATCATAA
- a CDS encoding NAD-dependent deacylase, with protein MDEKAKIVVLTGAGISAESGLSTFRDSGGLWKSFSVYEVATPEGWAENPELVLEFYNQRRRKVEEVQPNAAHLALAKLEESYDVTIITQNVDNLHEKAGSANIVHVHGEITKARSSADPTAITDIGYADIQLGDTCELGSQLRPHIVWFGESVNHMEEAASLVAQANKVLVIGTSLSVYPAAGLVDYCQATAEKLLVALEVDHLPGGFHFYQGKASEHVPKIVNNWLS; from the coding sequence ATGGATGAAAAAGCTAAAATTGTCGTCCTGACCGGGGCAGGTATCAGCGCTGAAAGTGGATTGTCCACATTCAGGGATAGCGGTGGCTTGTGGAAAAGTTTTTCTGTTTACGAGGTAGCCACGCCAGAGGGCTGGGCTGAAAACCCTGAGCTGGTATTGGAATTCTACAATCAACGCCGCCGGAAAGTGGAAGAAGTTCAACCCAATGCGGCACATTTGGCCCTGGCGAAACTGGAAGAGAGTTACGACGTAACCATCATTACGCAAAACGTGGATAACCTGCACGAAAAAGCCGGATCCGCGAATATTGTGCACGTGCATGGTGAAATCACCAAGGCTCGTAGTTCAGCTGATCCAACTGCGATAACCGATATCGGCTATGCAGATATTCAACTAGGCGATACCTGCGAGCTCGGTAGCCAGTTGAGGCCACACATCGTTTGGTTTGGCGAGTCGGTCAATCATATGGAAGAAGCCGCCAGTTTGGTTGCCCAGGCAAACAAGGTTCTAGTGATAGGAACTTCATTGTCCGTTTACCCCGCCGCAGGCCTCGTCGATTATTGCCAAGCGACCGCAGAAAAGTTGCTAGTCGCCTTAGAAGTCGACCACCTCCCTGGTGGATTCCACTTTTACCAGGGCAAAGCGTCTGAGCATGTGCCCAAGATTGTAAATAACTGGTTGAGTTAG
- a CDS encoding sulfatase has product MITFLRFGLLALLFKLGLLAQGLAQPTQPNLLLFLSDDLTYHDIGCYGNEEVRTPTIDQLAKEGLRFEYCFNSAPMCAPTRMSLYTGIHPVRNGAHPNHSRVYDHIQSMAHYLRPLGYRVGLMGKRHEAPIENFPFEFLGGQHGDRGGGIDLDMTLLDKFIENTGDQPWCMVVASNQAHTPWNRGDPSVYEADKLTLPPYLIDTPVTRENLTRYYAEINYMDNQVKQCLDYLDTHGKTEETLVLFLSEQGSNFPHCKWTCYDTGLRSAAVVRWPGVIEPRRETKAMIQYIDVLPTFIEAAGGDPTDFNFDGRSFLGVLKGQSDTHHAYSFGVQTSKGIYSGPEPDGYGIRTVRSERYRLVWNLNWDQAFSNTVITRMDAYQSWKTKGEQGDDFAMERYNFYQRRPEFELYDLEEDPYELENLAGKAQVRSIQEDLKAQLVAWMKQQKDQGKQTEFDALSRKGEHDTRPPTASP; this is encoded by the coding sequence ATGATTACCTTTCTCCGCTTTGGCTTGCTTGCTCTTCTTTTTAAACTAGGTCTTTTGGCCCAAGGTCTTGCTCAGCCAACTCAACCCAACTTACTACTCTTTCTGTCAGACGATCTGACCTACCACGATATAGGTTGTTATGGAAATGAGGAGGTACGAACCCCAACGATCGATCAATTAGCCAAAGAGGGCTTACGATTTGAATACTGTTTCAATTCAGCCCCGATGTGCGCCCCGACCCGGATGAGCCTTTATACTGGCATTCATCCCGTCCGCAATGGAGCCCACCCCAACCACAGCCGTGTTTACGATCACATCCAGAGCATGGCCCATTATTTGCGACCCTTAGGCTATCGCGTAGGACTTATGGGAAAACGCCATGAAGCTCCGATCGAAAATTTTCCCTTCGAATTCCTCGGCGGCCAACACGGGGACCGTGGTGGTGGAATTGACCTGGACATGACACTTTTGGATAAATTTATCGAGAACACCGGAGACCAACCCTGGTGCATGGTCGTAGCATCCAATCAAGCTCACACACCTTGGAACCGGGGCGATCCCAGTGTCTATGAGGCTGATAAACTGACCTTGCCACCCTACCTTATCGACACGCCGGTGACCCGTGAAAACCTCACGCGCTACTATGCAGAGATCAACTACATGGATAACCAGGTCAAACAATGTCTCGACTATCTGGATACACATGGGAAGACCGAGGAGACCTTGGTCCTCTTTCTGAGTGAACAAGGTTCCAATTTTCCCCATTGCAAATGGACCTGTTACGACACCGGGCTGAGATCGGCTGCAGTGGTTCGCTGGCCAGGTGTTATCGAACCCAGGCGCGAGACAAAGGCCATGATTCAATACATCGACGTCCTGCCTACCTTCATCGAGGCAGCTGGAGGAGACCCTACAGACTTTAATTTCGATGGAAGAAGTTTCCTGGGAGTCTTAAAGGGGCAGTCGGACACACACCACGCCTACTCGTTTGGCGTGCAAACATCCAAGGGTATCTACTCGGGTCCCGAACCCGATGGATACGGCATACGAACGGTGAGAAGTGAACGCTACCGCTTGGTGTGGAATCTAAACTGGGACCAGGCCTTTAGTAATACGGTGATCACCAGGATGGATGCTTACCAGAGCTGGAAAACCAAGGGTGAGCAAGGCGATGATTTTGCAATGGAGCGATACAATTTTTATCAACGGCGCCCGGAATTCGAGCTCTACGATCTTGAGGAAGATCCCTATGAGCTGGAGAACCTGGCTGGAAAAGCACAGGTTCGATCGATCCAGGAAGACCTAAAAGCTCAACTCGTGGCTTGGATGAAACAGCAAAAGGATCAAGGTAAACAAACGGAGTTCGATGCATTGAGCCGTAAAGGCGAACACGACACAAGACCCCCTACAGCAAGCCCTTAA
- a CDS encoding sodium/solute symporter (Members of the Solute:Sodium Symporter (SSS), TC 2.A.21 as described in tcdb.org, catalyze solute:Na+ symport. Known solutes for members of the family include sugars, amino acids, nucleosides, inositols, vitamins, urea or anions, depending on the system.) has product MTLETIDITIVIVYLVGVLVFGIWIGRREKADREGYFLGGRHFTWLLIGTSLFATNISSVQFVGQSGLAYQIGIAAANPQLIGGICLATSALFFIPVYLRTKIFTIPGFLEQRYSKPAKLVYCITMISFGLFMTSIILYTGSLVILQLFGLGEDMLFTCSLILGIAVGVYAIIGGLTSVVYTDLIQSIVLLVGGVLVLVLGTLSVGGLGELFATVPEENFELLLPSDHPQMPWTAVFSGLLMISFFWAISNQELLQRTLGAKDTRNAQLGMLLGGFLKIIAIFVLVFPGILAFKLVPGINPDQAYPALIQKVLPIGISGIVLAGFLAALMSTLDSSIMSLSSIFAIDIYPLFDKKISEKKALKVGRIFAIFILAWAIFTAPMVKDAGEIVYLLMHRVSSFLLPAIGVCYVVGRFSKRANGFGAMITLTVGYVFGVTILSLRTVPALQAYCPEIILNSNLYHINFFLVGAYVVVLLVSSRLRPAPTKEDLAFLQPSEEEKQERAATIKRVGIFGTFKFWLGVYICGFVGVYLLF; this is encoded by the coding sequence ATGACTCTAGAAACCATTGATATCACCATCGTCATAGTTTACCTCGTAGGCGTGTTGGTTTTCGGCATCTGGATTGGTCGCCGAGAAAAGGCGGACCGCGAAGGCTACTTTCTAGGAGGTCGACATTTTACCTGGTTGCTGATCGGAACCTCATTGTTCGCGACCAACATCTCCAGCGTTCAGTTCGTGGGGCAATCGGGTCTAGCCTACCAGATTGGAATTGCCGCAGCGAACCCTCAACTCATCGGAGGCATCTGCCTGGCAACATCGGCCCTGTTTTTTATTCCGGTCTACCTTCGCACCAAGATATTTACCATCCCCGGTTTTCTCGAGCAGCGGTATAGCAAACCAGCCAAGCTGGTCTATTGTATTACGATGATCAGCTTCGGTCTGTTTATGACCTCGATCATTCTCTACACGGGAAGTCTGGTGATTCTCCAGCTGTTTGGCCTTGGAGAAGACATGCTTTTCACATGCTCATTAATTCTGGGAATAGCGGTAGGTGTTTACGCCATCATCGGAGGACTCACCTCCGTTGTATATACGGATCTTATCCAATCAATCGTCCTGCTCGTGGGCGGTGTGTTGGTTCTGGTTCTAGGCACCCTCTCAGTGGGTGGACTCGGCGAACTCTTCGCCACGGTGCCAGAAGAAAACTTTGAGCTATTGCTGCCTTCCGACCATCCCCAGATGCCCTGGACGGCTGTGTTCAGTGGCCTTCTTATGATCAGCTTTTTCTGGGCCATCAGTAATCAAGAGCTTCTACAGCGAACGCTGGGAGCCAAAGACACTCGCAACGCCCAACTAGGGATGTTGCTCGGAGGTTTTCTAAAAATCATAGCCATTTTCGTCCTGGTTTTCCCAGGCATACTCGCGTTCAAATTGGTTCCCGGCATCAACCCCGATCAAGCTTACCCGGCTCTCATCCAGAAAGTGCTGCCCATTGGAATATCCGGAATCGTATTGGCAGGTTTCCTAGCCGCGTTAATGTCGACCCTGGATTCCAGCATCATGTCTCTGAGTTCGATATTCGCGATCGATATCTATCCTCTGTTCGATAAAAAGATAAGCGAAAAAAAGGCGCTCAAAGTGGGCCGTATCTTTGCCATCTTTATTCTCGCTTGGGCCATCTTCACAGCTCCCATGGTCAAGGATGCGGGCGAAATCGTGTATCTGTTAATGCATCGGGTTTCCAGCTTCCTCCTGCCTGCCATCGGCGTGTGTTACGTGGTTGGCCGCTTTAGCAAACGTGCCAACGGATTCGGTGCCATGATTACTCTAACCGTCGGGTATGTGTTCGGAGTTACGATCCTTTCACTGAGGACGGTGCCAGCACTCCAGGCTTACTGTCCGGAAATTATTCTAAACAGCAATTTGTACCACATCAATTTCTTCCTCGTAGGAGCGTATGTAGTCGTCCTGTTAGTAAGTAGCCGCTTACGCCCGGCCCCAACAAAGGAAGATCTGGCCTTTTTGCAGCCATCGGAAGAAGAGAAACAGGAACGGGCAGCCACCATCAAACGCGTTGGTATCTTTGGAACCTTTAAGTTCTGGCTGGGCGTTTATATTTGTGGATTCGTGGGCGTGTATTTGCTGTTCTAA